The region CCTCCCCGAACCTCACGGGCGCGGTGAGGGGGCGTCCGCCGGTTCCGGACAGGCGGGACGGGGCCGGCAGGTTCCAGCGGCCGGCGGCGTCGCGGGTCAGGCGGAGCGTGGGGTGGTCCAGTTCCACGGCGGCCAGGCCGGCCGCCGCCCCCCGGCCCAGGATCGCGTCGCGCAGCAGGCGGCCGACCGCAAACCGCAGGACGACCTGGGGTACCTCCAGCAGGGGATCGTCCAGGCCGGCGGGCCCGCCGATGCGCACGCCGGTCAGAACCACACCCCGCACCGGGTCGCCGCCCACCCCGGCCACGGCCACCTCACGGCCCAGCAGGTCCGCGGCCCGAGCCGCCACCAGGCGGCGGGTCGCCTCGGCCAGGGTTCCCGTCAGGACCGCGGCGGCCAGGATGCCCGCCACCAGGACCAGGAGGCCGACGGCGATCAGTGCGGCGCGCATGACGCAGATGGAAAGAGGGAAGAGGGAAGAGGGAAGAGGGAAGAAGGACACGCGCACCCAATCGCCGCGCAGCGGTTCGCCACGTCTATCCCTCGCCCGCGCCCGTGCATTCCCTGGCCGGTCTCCACCTCTCTGCCCGTGTCCCCTCTTCCCCTGTCCTCTTTCCCTGTTCCCGCTCCCTTTACCGCACCAGGACCGGAATCTGCACCTGGCCCTGGATGACCCAGTCGGTGCGGACGATCTCGCCGGCGAAGACGTCGAACTTCACGAACTCCCGCCCCTCGGTGGGCAGTCCGAAGGGGACCAGCTGCATCAGGATGTCGGTGCTCTTGCCGAAGTCCTCAAACAGCTGGATGGCCTCCTCCAGCGTGGTGGCCGGGCTGGGCTCGGGCTCCTTGAGCAGGAACTGGGTCAGCCGCTGTTCCAGCGGGAACTCCACCGGGATCTGCTTGCCGGCACCGGCCACCACCAGAACCGCCGGCCCCCGCGGGTAGTTCCGGGGGATGGCCACCTCCACCACCCGGGAGACCACCTCCGCCTCCTGGTACGGGCGCAGGCGCAGGCGGACCCGGAGCCGGTCGCCGGGGGAGACCTCCCGCTGCTCCACCTGGGCCTCCACCAGGGCGGCGGTCTGCCGCCGGCTGGACAGCCCCACTTCCACCCGCACGTCGGTGGGGTCCACCGCGGCCAGATCGTTGTAGAAGAGGAAGTTCAGCGCGTCGGGCAGGTCCAGCAGGGCCGCCAGCGCCACATCCCGGCTGTTGTAGAAGACGTTTTCCCGGGTCAGGGGACGCGGCAGTCCCCGGGCCCGCACCGTCATCCGCACGGTGGCCGTGCCCCCGCCCAGGACCTGGTCCCGGGCGCGGTCGATGGCGGTGAGGGTCATGGCGGTGGTGAAGACCTTGGCCAGGTCCCGGCGGCGCACCACCTGCATGCCCTTGACCACGCGCTTGCCCGTGTCCCGGTCAAAGACCTCCACCCGCACGGCGAACATGCGGGGCATCTGCCCCAGGATCCCGCGGATGGCGGGCCCCCGGTCCTGGTCAATCTTGCCGATCAGGTCTCCCAGGTTGGCCTCCTTGAACGGGCGTTCCAGCGTCCGGACCACGGTGATCACGTCGGAGGTGGTCAGGGCGTACTCCACCTCCCCCAGCAGCTCCCAGGGGTGGCCGCAGATCAGCAGCTTGTCGCCCACCCGCAGGGTGACGGTGCAGATGCCTCCAAAGGTGATGTCGCCGCGCACCTGCAGGATGCCCACGGAACTGCCGCCGGTGATGGGCGCGGCCACGAAGGAGGTGGGCGCGTCGTCGTACTGACGCAGGGGCTGGGCCGGCCCCAGGACCTGCTGCAGCAGCCGCAGGGCCCGGGGGGACAGCCCCGACACCATGGCGGGGAACGTCGCCGGGATGAATGCCGTGGTGCCGGGCAGCCCGGCGGCGTCGATCCGCTGCGCCTCCGCCAGGGTCTGGGCGATCACGACCCGCGAGATGGTCTGCGCCCCGACGCGCACCGGCGGGTCGGCCGCAAACACCCGGGGCCAGGGGGCTTCCGCGCGCGCCGAGCCGCCCGTGGGCAGGTCCAGGACCGGCAGCATCTCCTCGATGGGGGTGGCCAGGGCCAGATCGCGCTTGTCGGGCTGGAAGAGATAGCCGGCCGACAGCGCCCCGATCAGCCGGCCGTTGATGTACAGGGGACTGCCGCTCATGCCCGCGGCAGTGCCCCCCGACCGGTCGATCACCGGCCCGCTGGTCCGGAACAGGATCAGGTGGCGAACCGGGATGATGCCGCCTCCACCCCGCAGGATGCCGATGACCTCGATGGAAAACTCCTCGATTTTCTGTCCCTGGATGACCGTCCGGCCGATCCCGCGCATGCCGGGCTTGACCTCCGCCAGCGGCATGATGGGCGGGATGCCCGGCGGCGCCGCCCGCGTGGCCAGCGCAGGCGCCAGGACCACTGCCGCCACCACCATCAGGACCACACCCTGCCTCACCCGCATGCCTCCCTCCCGCACCGCCGGCCCGCGCCGGCGGACTCCCGCATGCTCATTCGCCTTCTGTCCGTGGCCTCCCACCCTCAGCGAGGCTCCAGACGCACCACCACCTGGCCGCGCTCGATGCGCTGGCCGGGTTCCACCAGGACGTCCCGCACGATCCCGTCCTGGGGGGCCCGGGCGGCCACCGCCACCGTGCCGGTCAGCGGCGTGCGCACGTACACGAGGGGCTGGCCGTCCTCCACCCGATCCCCCACCGCCACCAGCCGGTCGGCCAGAACCGTCCCCGCCAGGGTGGCGCGCACGTCCACCAGCGCGGGGGATGCGGCGCCGACGGCCACAGCCACCGCGACGGCTATCCCCCCCAGACCGGCCGCGCGCGCTCCCCTCATCGGATGCTCCCCTCCCCCATAAACTCCTCCGGGGGCCGGGACCGCTTCCCCCCATAGTACCGCAGGGCCTGCACGATGCGTTCCGCCGCCCGCCCGTCTCCGAAGGGGTTGCGGGCGGTGGCCATGGCCTGATAGGCGGCGGCATCCATCAGCAGCCGGGAGGCCTCCTCCACAATCCGGGTGCGGTCGGTGCCCACCAGCCGCAGGACCCCCGCCTCGATTCCCTCCGGGCGCTCGGTCACCCGGCGCAGGACCAGCGTCGGCCGCCCCAGGGCTGTGGCCTCTTCCTGGATGCCCCCCGAATCGGTGAGGATCAGGTAGGCGCGGCGCATGAGCATGACCCAGGGACCGTAGTCGGGCGGCTCGATGAGGTGGGCTCGCGGTTGGCCCGCCAGAATCTCGTGGACCATGCGGCGCACGGCGGGGTTGGGGTGGACCGAGAAGACCAGGACCGTGTCTGCAAACCGATCCAGCACGTCCCGCAGGGCCAGGTAGATCTCCCGCAGGGGCTCGCCCCAGTTCTCCCGGCGGTGGGTGGTCACCAGCAGCAGACGCCTCCCCTCCAGGGGCGGCAGGCCCGGGGGGAGGGCGAGGTCGGTGCGCGCGGCCACCTGCTGCAGGGCGTCGATCACCGTATTGCCGGTGACGAAGATGGACCGGGGCGGCACCCCTTCGGCCAGGAGGTTGTCCCGGGCGCGGGGGGTCGGGGCGAAGTGCAGGTCGGCCAGGACCGTGGTCATGCGCCGGTTCATCTCTTCGGGAAAGGGCTGGTACTTGTCGTGGGTCCGCAGGCCGGCCTCCACGTGGCCGACGGGGATGCGGTGGTAGTAGGCGGCCAGGGCCGCGACGAAGGTGGTGTGGGCATCCCCCTGCACCAGGACCAGCGCCGGCCGCACCTCCCGCAGCACCCGGTCCAGGCCCGGCAGGGCCCGGGTGACGATGTCCACCAGAGACTGTTCGGGCAGCATGATGTCCAGGTCGTAATCGGGCACGATGCCGAACAGGCGCGTCACCTGGTCCAGCATCTCCCGGTGCTGCCCGGTGACCACCACCACGGGCTCGAAGTCGTCCGCGTCCCGCAATCGCTGCACGACCGGGGCCATCTTGACCGCTTCGGGGCGCGTGCCGAAGACCACCATGACCCGCGCCCGCTCGCCGCCACCCAGCCGGGCGGGGGCCACCTGGGGCCGGGGAACGGTCGCCACCGTCATGGCGGGGACGGCATCACCGGAGGGACACCGCCGCAGACCGCTCGGTCATCAGTGGACGTCGGCGGGGCCGGACAGTCCCGGCGCCGGCCGCTGCACCCGCAGCAGGCGCCACCGCCAGGCCAGAACCACCAGCAGCGCCGCGATGGCCGCCAGCATCGCCAGGGACCGCCCGCGGCCGACCCCGGCGAGGGCGAGCCCGCCCAGCCCGCACACCGCCGACAGCAGCCACAGGACCAGGACCACCTGGCGCTGGCTGAGGCCGCGGTCCAGCAGCCGGTGGTGGAGGTGCTCCCGATCGGGCAGGAAGATGGACACGCCGCGGCGGGCGCGGCGGACGATGGCGTAGCCGGTGTCGAGGATGGGCAGGGCGAGGGCCAGCACGGGGACCATCATGCTCAGCACGGTGGCGGTCTTGGCCAGGCCCAGGACGGCGGACACCCCCAGCAGATAGCCCAGCAGCATGGAGCCCGAGTCGCCCAGGAAGATCCGCGCCGGATTGAAGTTGTGCCGTAAAAAGCCCACCGACGCTCCCACCACCGACGCGGCCAGCGTCATGGTGACCCCGTCGGCGCGGTGGGCGGCGGCACTGAGCAGCGTGGCTCCGGTGATGGCGGCCACCCCCGGGGCCAGGCCATCCACCCCGTCGATGGAGTTCACGGCGATGGCCATCGAGCCCAGCCAGAAGACGGTGAAGACCGCTCCCGCCCACCCCAGGGGTACAACCTGCCCGCCCAGGGGGTGGGTCACAAACGGTGTGGTCACCCCGAACCACACCGGGACGCTCGCGGCGAGGTAGATCAGGGGAAACTTCACCCGCCCGGGTAGCGCGCGCAGGTCGTCCACCGCCCCCAGCAGGGTCACCGCCACCGCTCCCAGGAGCACCCCCACCAGGGGCGCGGGCACCGCCCGGTACGGGACGGCCAGGACCAGGTAGCGGGACTCGCGCACCAGGGCCACCGGCTGGTCCACCGGCAGGGTCACGGCCAGCGCGGCCAGGATGCCCCCGCACACCGCCAGCCCGCCCAGCCGCGGCACGGGCCGGGTGTGGATGTGCCGGCCGCCGGGGGGCGCGACTGCGCCCAGGCGCTGCGCCAGCCACCGCATCTCGTAGGCGATGGCGTAGGTCACGACCAGCGCGATGGCGCCGGCGATGAGGTATGGGGGAATGCTCATACCCGTATTGTAGACCAGCGCGTGGACGTGCGAAAACAGGGACGCGCACGACCCCGGTGCCCGGCGGTGTGCCCGCGTCCGCGCTGCCGTCAGTCGAAGAGCTGGCTGACCGAGCGATCCTCGTGAATGCGGCGAATGGCCTCGGCCAGCAGGGAGGCCACCGACAGAACCGTGAGGGTACCGGGGCGGCGGTCGGCCGGCACGGGGATGGTGTTGGTGACCACCAGCTCCTGGATCGGGCTGTGGGCCAGCCGGTCCACCGCCGGGCCGGACAGCAGGGCGTGGGTGGCGCAGGCATACACCGCGCTCACGCCCCGGCGCACCAGCGCCCGGGCCCCCATCACCAGCGTGCCCGCGGTATCCACGATGTCGTCCACCAGGATCGCGGTGCGCCGGTGGACCTTGCCGATCACGTGCACCACGTCCGTGACCTGGTTGGGGCGGTCCCGGCGCTTGTCGATGATGGCCAGGGGGGCCCCCAGCCGGCGGGCGAACTCCCGCGCCCGGGGCACGCCGCCCACGTCGGGAGAGACGATCACCGGGTTGGCCAACTGCTTGCGGGCGATGTAGTCGGCCAGGATGGGGCGGGCGGGCAGGTGGTCCAGGGGGATGTCGAAAAAGCCCCAGATCTGCCCGGCGTGCAGGTCCACGGTCAGGATGCGGTGGCATCCGGCCGCCACCAGGAGGTTGGCCACCAGCTTGGCGGAGATCGGCTCCCGGGGCCGGGTCTTGCGGTCCTGCCGGGCGTACCCGAAATAGGGGATGACGGCGGTGATCCGGTCCGCCGACGCCCGCCGCAGGGCATCCACGATCACCAGCAGCTCCATCAGGTTCTCGTTGACCGGCGGGCCCGTGGGCTGGATGACGAAGGCATCCTCGCCCCGCACGCTCTCGTCAATGCGCACCCCGACCTCGCCGTCGGCAAACCGGAAGACGGTCATCTCCGCCAGGGGGACGTCCAGCAGGGCGGCGATCTCCCGGGCGAGGGCCGGATTGCCCCCGCCGGCGAACAGCTTCAGCGGCCGCCGTCCGCCCGCCCGGGACGCCGCGGACGCGGCCTCAGCGCTCAGGATCTGCTGCGACATGGCGGATCACGCGCGCGGGCACCCCCACCGCCACCGCCCCCGCGGGCACGTCCTTGGTCACCACCGATCCGGCGCCGGTGACCGCCCCCCGGCCGACGCGCACGGGAGCCACCAGCATGGTGTCGCTGCCGATGAACGCCTCGTCCTCGATGACCGTGTGGTGCTTGCGTCGGCCGTCGTAGTTGCAGGTGATGGTCCCGGCGCCGATGTTCACCCGGGCGCCGACGGTGGCGTCTCCCAGGTAGCACATGTGGTGGACCTTGGTGTGGTCGCCCACCGTGGCGTTCTTCAGCTCGGCGAAGTTGCCGATCTCCACCCCGCGCCCCACGCGGGTGCCGGGCCGCAGCCGGCTGTAGGGACCGATGGAGGACCCCTCGCCCACCTCGCTGCCCTCCACCGTGGAGGCCACCACCCGCACCCCGTCGCCCAGGACGGTATCCACCAGGCGCGCCCCCGGACCGATGACGCACCCGCGGCCCACCACCGTCGCCCCCTCCAGGAACGAGTGGGGGTGGATCACCGTGTCGGGGCCCACCGTCACGCCGGCGTGGACGTAGGTGGTGACGGGATCGACGACGGTGACCCCGGCATCCATCAGGCTCTCCAGGATCCGGCGGCGCATCAGCGCCTCCGCCGCCGCCAGGTCCCGCCGGGAGTTGACCCCCACCACCTCGTCGGCGGACGTCTTCAGGGCTTCCACCGGATGGCCGCGGGAGAGCATCCAGCCCACGGCGTCGGTGAGGTAATACTCGCCCTGGGCGTTATCGGGCGACAGGGAGGCCAGGGCGTCGGCCAGCGGTCCGGGCTCGAAGACGTAGGTGCCGGCGTTGATCTCGCGGATCTGCCGCTCCTCGGGGGAGCAGTCGGCCTCCTCCACGATGCGGCGCACGCGTCCGGCCGCATCCCGCACCACCCGCCCGTAGCCGGTGGGGTCGGGCATCTCGGCGGTCAGCAGCGTGGCGGCCGCGCGGGTGCGGCGGTGCAGGTCCACCAGCGCCTGCAAGGTCCGGGCGGTGAGCAGTGGCGTGTCCCCGTACAGCACGAGGACCGGCCGCCCGTCCTGGGGCAGGTGCGGCAGCGCCACCAGGACGGCGTGGCCGGTGCCGCGGGGTTCCGGCTGTTCCACGTAGCGCGCCCCGGATCCCAGCGCGGCGCGCACCTGGTCGGCCCCCTGGCCCACCACCACCACGGGGTCGGCGATGCCGGCGTCCTGCAGGCTGGTGACCACGTGCCAGATCAGCGGGCGACCGCATACCGGGTGCAGGACCTTGGGACGGTCGGAACGCATCCGCGTCCCCTGCCCCGCGGCCAGCACCACCGCGTGCACCGGTTCCATCAGGCCCCTCCCAGGCTGTGGGGGTATTCCGTGGGGCACAGACCGACTCCTGCGTCGGCACTGTCCGAGGTGCGTGAGCGCTATGCCCCGCAGGTGCACGAGTACCCGGACGCACGAATACCCGGAAGGGTGCCGCGTCCACAGCCGGGTAGTGGCGGGGGGCCGCGCGAACGCGGCCCCCGGCTCTGGTCGGCAGGACGGGCTACCGCTGGAAGATCAGCCGCGCAACCCCCATCTGGAAGGCGTGCCGGACCTGCGCATTATCGAAGACCGCGACGCCGAAGGAGTACGGCTTGGACAGGTCTGAGAATTGCACGTCGTACGTGCTTCCTGTGGTCAGTGTGCGTCCCCACTCCAGCGTCCGTTGTCCGTTGCGAAAGACGCCCCTGCCCCGGACGTCCCCGCGGTCGCCCTGGAACCCCGAGACAACGATGCCGGGAACCTCGTCGCCGGCCTTGCACTTCGTGTCGTCGAAGGGGACCTTCTCCGCGTCCAGGATCCAATACGGCGGAGCGGGCTTGTTCCCCGGCAGGGCGAAGGCAGGGGGCTGCCGTCAGCGGTCTTGTTGTCCGTGTACCCCCCACCCGTCTTGGGATCGGAGTGCCTGCCCGCTTCGGGAGCCTTGTCCTTGTCGTAACGGGCGCTGTCCACGTAGCGCGTCGACGGCGCCGTCGATCTCCGGCAGCGGCGACCCTCATCGCGGCGAGCTCAAGCTGCTGAGCCGCGGTGCGGGCGGACGGCGATCCACAACGAGCCGACGATCAGGCTGACGGTAGCAACGGCCGCGAGGACCCCCGCGACCCTCGGGGCTCTCCCACTTTCTGTGGAGACCCGCAGCGGGAAGGGCCTGCCACGGCCGCGTGCGTCGCGCCCCGGTCAGTCCAGACCCCAGGCGGCCACCCGGGCTGGCACCAGCTCTGCGATGACCGACTCCCCCTCTTCCAGGGCGCTGTCGGTGGGGTACTGGGGGTACTTCTGGTACAGCAGGCGGCGGATCCGGCGAAAGCGCGGGCCGCGTTCGATCAGCTGGACCCGCCCGGTCACCATCACCCCCGCCAGCCGTGACCAGTCCTCGACGTACACGTCCACCACCGCCGCCGCCCGCGGGCGGGCCCGGAGGTTGTGTACCTTCTGGGCGGTCCTGTCCGAGGCGAAATAGAGGCGGTCTTGATGCAGGACGTGACAGACGGGCACCACGTGGGGCGTCCCGTCAGCGCCCACGGTGGCCAGGCGGCATACCCGCTCCCGCTCCAGTATCCTGCGCACGGCGGCCCGCAGACGCATGCGGATCCCTCCTCGTCGCTCCAGGGCTGGCGGACCTGCACCGCGGCGGCGTGACGCGCGGGCCACGTAGCGGGCGGCGCGACGGAGCAGAAGAGGACGGCACGCGGGCAGGATACACCCGATCTCCTCCGTCGTCTCCCCTCTCTCCGCGGCGGCCTGCGGGACGTGCGGGGAGCCGGTGGCGACCGGGAAGATCAGGACCTCTGCAGACACCCCCGTCCGCCGCACTGGCCGCGGGAAGACCAGACCGATCGCCCACGGTCGCTTCTCCCGCACGCTGCTGTCGGGGAAGGCCCGGCGCCTGACGGCCGGCCGCGGCGGGTGGCTGCGGGGCCAGGACTCGAACCTGGATTCCCAGCTCCAAAGGCTGGTGGCTTTCCCGTTAGCCGACCCCGCAGTTCGCAGAACCGGACCGCCTGCTCGGCCGGTGAAATAATTCTAACACAGGTGTCATGACCGCGCCCTGTTCGCGCTCTGGCAGAGCGGTCAGGGGCTACCAGCCCGCTCACATCCACAGCAAACCCTAGCGTGCGATCAACCCGGGGA is a window of Armatimonadota bacterium DNA encoding:
- a CDS encoding SpoIVB peptidase S55 domain-containing protein, which codes for MRVRQGVVLMVVAAVVLAPALATRAAPPGIPPIMPLAEVKPGMRGIGRTVIQGQKIEEFSIEVIGILRGGGGIIPVRHLILFRTSGPVIDRSGGTAAGMSGSPLYINGRLIGALSAGYLFQPDKRDLALATPIEEMLPVLDLPTGGSARAEAPWPRVFAADPPVRVGAQTISRVVIAQTLAEAQRIDAAGLPGTTAFIPATFPAMVSGLSPRALRLLQQVLGPAQPLRQYDDAPTSFVAAPITGGSSVGILQVRGDITFGGICTVTLRVGDKLLICGHPWELLGEVEYALTTSDVITVVRTLERPFKEANLGDLIGKIDQDRGPAIRGILGQMPRMFAVRVEVFDRDTGKRVVKGMQVVRRRDLAKVFTTAMTLTAIDRARDQVLGGGTATVRMTVRARGLPRPLTRENVFYNSRDVALAALLDLPDALNFLFYNDLAAVDPTDVRVEVGLSSRRQTAALVEAQVEQREVSPGDRLRVRLRLRPYQEAEVVSRVVEVAIPRNYPRGPAVLVVAGAGKQIPVEFPLEQRLTQFLLKEPEPSPATTLEEAIQLFEDFGKSTDILMQLVPFGLPTEGREFVKFDVFAGEIVRTDWVIQGQVQIPVLVR
- a CDS encoding acetyl-CoA carboxylase biotin carboxyl carrier protein subunit, whose amino-acid sequence is MRGARAAGLGGIAVAVAVAVGAASPALVDVRATLAGTVLADRLVAVGDRVEDGQPLVYVRTPLTGTVAVAARAPQDGIVRDVLVEPGQRIERGQVVVRLEPR
- the wecB gene encoding UDP-N-acetylglucosamine 2-epimerase (non-hydrolyzing), which encodes MTVATVPRPQVAPARLGGGERARVMVVFGTRPEAVKMAPVVQRLRDADDFEPVVVVTGQHREMLDQVTRLFGIVPDYDLDIMLPEQSLVDIVTRALPGLDRVLREVRPALVLVQGDAHTTFVAALAAYYHRIPVGHVEAGLRTHDKYQPFPEEMNRRMTTVLADLHFAPTPRARDNLLAEGVPPRSIFVTGNTVIDALQQVAARTDLALPPGLPPLEGRRLLLVTTHRRENWGEPLREIYLALRDVLDRFADTVLVFSVHPNPAVRRMVHEILAGQPRAHLIEPPDYGPWVMLMRRAYLILTDSGGIQEEATALGRPTLVLRRVTERPEGIEAGVLRLVGTDRTRIVEEASRLLMDAAAYQAMATARNPFGDGRAAERIVQALRYYGGKRSRPPEEFMGEGSIR
- a CDS encoding MraY family glycosyltransferase, producing MSIPPYLIAGAIALVVTYAIAYEMRWLAQRLGAVAPPGGRHIHTRPVPRLGGLAVCGGILAALAVTLPVDQPVALVRESRYLVLAVPYRAVPAPLVGVLLGAVAVTLLGAVDDLRALPGRVKFPLIYLAASVPVWFGVTTPFVTHPLGGQVVPLGWAGAVFTVFWLGSMAIAVNSIDGVDGLAPGVAAITGATLLSAAAHRADGVTMTLAASVVGASVGFLRHNFNPARIFLGDSGSMLLGYLLGVSAVLGLAKTATVLSMMVPVLALALPILDTGYAIVRRARRGVSIFLPDREHLHHRLLDRGLSQRQVVLVLWLLSAVCGLGGLALAGVGRGRSLAMLAAIAALLVVLAWRWRLLRVQRPAPGLSGPADVH
- a CDS encoding ribose-phosphate pyrophosphokinase: MSQQILSAEAASAASRAGGRRPLKLFAGGGNPALAREIAALLDVPLAEMTVFRFADGEVGVRIDESVRGEDAFVIQPTGPPVNENLMELLVIVDALRRASADRITAVIPYFGYARQDRKTRPREPISAKLVANLLVAAGCHRILTVDLHAGQIWGFFDIPLDHLPARPILADYIARKQLANPVIVSPDVGGVPRAREFARRLGAPLAIIDKRRDRPNQVTDVVHVIGKVHRRTAILVDDIVDTAGTLVMGARALVRRGVSAVYACATHALLSGPAVDRLAHSPIQELVVTNTIPVPADRRPGTLTVLSVASLLAEAIRRIHEDRSVSQLFD
- the glmU gene encoding bifunctional UDP-N-acetylglucosamine diphosphorylase/glucosamine-1-phosphate N-acetyltransferase GlmU; the protein is MEPVHAVVLAAGQGTRMRSDRPKVLHPVCGRPLIWHVVTSLQDAGIADPVVVVGQGADQVRAALGSGARYVEQPEPRGTGHAVLVALPHLPQDGRPVLVLYGDTPLLTARTLQALVDLHRRTRAAATLLTAEMPDPTGYGRVVRDAAGRVRRIVEEADCSPEERQIREINAGTYVFEPGPLADALASLSPDNAQGEYYLTDAVGWMLSRGHPVEALKTSADEVVGVNSRRDLAAAEALMRRRILESLMDAGVTVVDPVTTYVHAGVTVGPDTVIHPHSFLEGATVVGRGCVIGPGARLVDTVLGDGVRVVASTVEGSEVGEGSSIGPYSRLRPGTRVGRGVEIGNFAELKNATVGDHTKVHHMCYLGDATVGARVNIGAGTITCNYDGRRKHHTVIEDEAFIGSDTMLVAPVRVGRGAVTGAGSVVTKDVPAGAVAVGVPARVIRHVAADPER
- a CDS encoding ethylbenzene dehydrogenase-related protein, coding for MPGNKPAPPYWILDAEKVPFDDTKCKAGDEVPGIVVSGFQGDRGDVRGRGVFRNGQRTLEWGRTLTTGSTYDVQFSDLSKPYSFGVAVFDNAQVRHAFQMGVARLIFQR
- a CDS encoding pyridoxamine 5'-phosphate oxidase family protein, translating into MRLRAAVRRILERERVCRLATVGADGTPHVVPVCHVLHQDRLYFASDRTAQKVHNLRARPRAAAVVDVYVEDWSRLAGVMVTGRVQLIERGPRFRRIRRLLYQKYPQYPTDSALEEGESVIAELVPARVAAWGLD